A stretch of Henckelia pumila isolate YLH828 chromosome 4, ASM3356847v2, whole genome shotgun sequence DNA encodes these proteins:
- the LOC140864531 gene encoding homeobox-leucine zipper protein ATHB-15-like, which produces MSCKDSNRAGTASGGEGHMDNGKYVRYTPEQVEALERLYHDCPKPSSMRRQQLIRECPILSNIEPKQIKVWFQNRRCREKQRKEASRLQSVNRKLSAMNKLLMEENDRLQKQVSQLVYENSYFRQHTPNNALATKDTSCESVVTSGQHHHLTSQHPPRDASPAGLLSIAEETLTEFLSKATGTAVEWVQMPGMKPGPDSIGIVAISHGCTGVAARACGLVGLEPTRVVEILKDRPMWFRYCRAVDVLNVLPTANGGTIELLYMQLYAPTTLAPGRDFWLLRYTSVMDDGSLVVSERSLSNTQNGPTMPAVQNFVRAEMFPSGYLVRPYEGGGSIIHIVDHMNLEAWSVPEVLRPLYESSTVLAQKTTMAALRHLRQIAQDVSQPNTTNMGRRPAALRALSHRLSRGFNEALNGFSDEGWSLIGNDGMDDVTILVNSNPDKLMGLNISFNNGYTSICNAVLCAKASMLLQNVPPAILLRFLREHRSEWADNNIDAYSAAAIKMGPCTLLGPRVGNFGGQVILPLAQTIEHEELLEVIKLEGVGHSPEDAMLQRDVFLLQMCSGMDENAVGTCAELIFAPIDASFADDAPLLPSGFRIIPLDSVKETSSPNRTLDLASALETGAAGNKPSHDLGVTSGSTRSVMTIAFEFAFENHMQDNVASMARQYVRSIISSVQRVALALSPSHLGPAGLRSHLGTPEAHTLTRWICQSYRSYMGVELLNGNDEGSESILKALWHHSDAIMCCSIKAMPVFTFANQAGLDMLETTLVALQDISLDKIFDDHGRKNLVAEFPQIMNQGFTSLQGGICLSSMSRPVSYERAVAWKVLNDDETANCICFMFVNWSFV; this is translated from the exons ATGTCTTGCAAGGATAGTAACAGGGCGGGGACAGCCTCTGGCGGGGAAGGACATATGGATAATGGTAAGTATGTGCGCTATACACCTGAGCAGGTTGAAGCCCTTGAAAGGCTGTATCACGACTGTCCCAAGCCGAGCTCAATGCGTCGTCAGCAGCTGATTCGTGAGTGCCCTATTTTATCCAACATCGAGCCCAAGCAAATCAAAGTGTGGTTTCAGAACAGGAG ATGTAGAGAAAAGCAAAGGAAAGAGGCTTCAAGGCTTCAATCTGTTAATAGGAAGCTTTCAGCCATGAATAAGCTCTTAATGGAGGAGAACGATAGGCTGCAGAAACAAGTGTCACAATTGGTGTATGAGAACAGTTACTTTCGCCAGCATACACCAAAT AATGCACTAGCCACGAAAGACACAAGCTGTGAATCAGTGGTGACGAGTGGTCAACACCACCACTTGACATCTCAGCATCCGCCAAGGGATGCAAGTCCTGCGGG GCTTTTGTCCATTGCAGAAGAGACTTTAACAGAGTTTCTTTCAAAGGCCACTGGAACTGCCGTAGAGTGGGTCCAAATGCCTGGAATGAAG CCTGGTCCGGATTCCATTGGAATCGTCGCTATTTCTCATGGTTGCACTGGCGTTGCAGCAAGAGCCTGCGGCCTGGTTGGTCTAGAGCCCACCAgg GTCGTGGAAATCCTGAAGGATCGGCCCATGTGGTTTCGCTATTGCAGGGCTGTGGATGTTCTCAATGTGCTGCCTACTGCCAACGGTGGAACCATAGAACTCTTATACATGCAG TTATATGCACCAACAACTTTGGCACCGGGTCGTGACTTTTGGTTGTTACGCTATACTTCGGTCATGGACGATGGTAGTCTAGTG GTCAGTGAAAGATCGCTTAGCAATACTCAAAATGGTCCAACCATGCCAGCGGTGCAGAACTTTGTGAGAGCAGAAATGTTTCCCAGTGGTTATCTTGTTAGACCGTATGAAGGGGGAGGTTCAATTATCCACATTGTTGACCACATGAATTTAGAG GCATGGAGTGTACCAGAAGTGTTGCGGCCACTCTATGAATCATCAACAGTGCTTGCTCAGAAGACAACTATGGCT GCTCTTCGCCATCTTAGGCAGATAGCTCAGGATGTTTCACAGCCCAATACCACCAACATGGGAAGGCGTCCAGCAGCTCTACGAGCCCTTAGCCATCGGTTGAGCCG GGGTTTCAATGAGGCTCTTAATGGATTTAGTGATGAAGGGTGGTCGTTGATTGGAAATGATGGCATGGATGATGTTACTATCCTCGTAAACTCCAATCCGGACAAGTTGATGGGGTTAAATATCTCATTCAACAACGGATATACTTCCATTTGCAATGCTGTGTTATGCGCAAAAGCATCCATGCTCCTGCAG AATGTGCCTCCTGCAATACTACTAAGGTTTCTGCGTGAGCATAGATCAGAGTGGGCTGACAACAACATTGATGCTTACTCAGCTGCTGCCATCAAAATGGGTCCCTGTACTTTGTTAGGGCCCCGAGTTGGTAACTTTGGGGGTCAAGTTATCCTTCCTTTGGCTCAGACTATTGAGCACGAAGAG CTACTGGAGGTAATCAAATTGGAAGGTGTTGGCCATTCTCCTGAAGATGCGATGCTGCAGAGGGACGTGTTTCTCTTGCAG ATGTGCAGTGGAATGGATGAAAACGCTGTTGGGACATGCGCTGAACTCATATTCGCCCCTATAGACGCCTCTTTTGCTGATGATGCTCCTCTCTTGCCTTCTGGTTTTCGCATCATTCCTCTCGATTCTGTCAAG GAAACTTCGAGTCCAAACCGCACTCTGGACCTTGCATCTGCCCTTGAAACTGGGGCTGCAGGCAACAAACCCTCACACGACCTTGGTGTCACAAGTGGCTCTACAAGATCCGTCATGACAATTGCATTTGAGTTTGCATTCGAAAACCACATGCAAGACAATGTTGCCTCAATGGCTCGACAATATGTTCGCAGCATCATATCTTCTGTTCAAAGGGTGGCATTAGCTCTCTCTCCATCTCACCTAGGTCCTGCTGGTCTTCGATCACATCTTGGAACTCCCGAAGCACACACGCTTACTCGCTGGATCTGCCAAAGTTATAG GAGCTATATGGGAGTCGAGCTTCTAAATGGGAACGACGAAGGGAGTGAATCTATTCTTAAAGCTCTATGGCATCACTCGGATGCCATTATGTGCTGCTCCATCAAG GCGATGCCAGTTTTCACATTTGCAAACCAGGCTGGTCTTGACATGCTCGAGACAACCTTGGTTGCGCTTCAAGACATATCTTTGGATAAGATTTTCGACGACCATGGTCGGAAAAACCTCGTGGCGGAGTTCCCACAAATAATGAATCAG GGTTTTACGTCGCTTCAAGGTGGCATCTGTTTGTCGAGTATGAGCAGGCCGGTGTCGTACGAGAGAGCAGTGGCTTGGAAAGTTCTGAATGACGATGAAACCGCGAATTGCATCTGTTTTATGTTCGTCAACTGGTCGTTTGTTTGA
- the LOC140861989 gene encoding uncharacterized protein: protein MEQNMPIIAKKVWKIIRVAYFMLRKGISKGKILADLNFMLKRGKIAGKLEAIHNLMFHHHSSAAVSAHHHRHLSFPTPLNEYEFSCSNTPAHPTFHYLPFHLINGKRKQQQHHSSKAAPPPLDGDLVAEALEMMISTASESPVLPGFGPSPVVRQLRVTDSPFPLRDQIEEDNHVDEAADEFINKFYNDLKLQNSVAYSSY, encoded by the coding sequence ATGGAGCAAAACATGCCAATTATAGCAAAGAAAGTTTGGAAAATAATTCGAGTGGCTTATTTCATGTTGAGGAAAGGCATATCCAAGGGCAAGATATTGGCCGATCTCAACTTCATGTTGAAGCGTGGCAAGATCGCCGGAAAGTTGGAAGCCATACACAATCTCATGTTCCACCACCACTCCTCCGCCGCTGTCTCCGCTCACCACCACCGCCACCTCTCCTTCCCCACGCCTCTGAACGAGTACGAGTTCAGCTGCAGCAACACCCCAGCTCACCCCACCTTCCACTACTTACCCTTCCACCTGATCAACGGCAAgcgcaaacaacaacaacaccACTCCTCCAAGGCCGCGCCGCCGCCCCTCGACGGAGACCTGGTGGCGGAGGCTCTGGAGATGATGATCAGCACCGCTTCGGAGTCGCCCGTCTTGCCGGGGTTCGGGCCGAGCCCCGTGGTGAGGCAGCTGAGGGTGACGGACTCTCCATTCCCACTGAGGGATCAGATCGAAGAAGATAATCATGTCGACGAAGCCGCCGACGAGTTCATTAACAAATTCTACAACGATTTGAAGCTCCAAAATTCAGTGGCATATTCGAGTTACTAG